Proteins encoded within one genomic window of Brassica rapa cultivar Chiifu-401-42 chromosome A09, CAAS_Brap_v3.01, whole genome shotgun sequence:
- the LOC103843767 gene encoding soluble inorganic pyrophosphatase 1, which produces MSEEQQRPAPRLNERILSSLSRRSVAAHPWHDLEIGPGAPQIFNVVVEITKGSKVKYELDKKTGLIKVDRILYSSVVYPHNYGFVPRTLCEDNDPIDVLVIMQEPVLPGCFLRARAIGLMPMIDQGEKDDKIIAVCVDDPEYKHYTDIKELPPHRLSEIRRFFEDYKKNENKEVAVNDFLPSENAIEAIQYSMDLYAEYILHTLRR; this is translated from the exons ATGAGTGAAGAGCAGCAGCGACCTGCGCCTCGTCTTAACGAGAGGATCCTCTCTTCCTTGTCCAGACGATCCGTTGCTGCTCATCCTTGGCATGATCTTGAGATTG GCCCTGGAGCTCCCCAGATTTTCAATGTT GTGGTTGAGATCACAAAGGGAAGCAAAGTCAAATATGAACTTGACAAAAAGACTGGACTCATCAAg GTTGATCGTATTCTCTACTCATCAGTCGTTTACCCTCACAACTATGGTTTCGTTCCTCGCACACTATGTGAAGACAATGACCCTATTGATGTTTTAGTCATCATGCAG GAACCTGTCCTTCCTGGTTGTTTTCTTCGTGCTCGTGCTATTGGATTAATGCCTATGATTGATCAG GGTGAGAAAGATGACAAGATTATAGCAGTCTGTGTTGATGATCCTGAGTACAAGCATTACACTGACATCAAAGAACTTCCTCCTCACCGTCTCTCTGAGATCCGTCGTTTCTTTGAAGACT ACAAGAAGAACGAGAACAAGGAAGTTGCAGTCAATGATTTTCTGCCATCTGAGAATGCTATTGAAGCTATCCAGTACTCTAT GGACCTTTATGCTGAGTACATTCTCCATACCCTGAGACGTTGA